GCGCGGGCCTCTACTACGCGCACGAAATCTGGTGGAACAAGATGATTCGCTTCGTACCCAACCAGAAACTCGCTCCGGCGATACGCCGGGACCGCATCGTGGTCGGGACCTGGGCGATTCTCGTGAACAGCGCCGTTCTCGCGCTCGGTGTCTACATGTACGGGGGCGCGGCCGGCGCGGCCTGGATGTGGTTCAAGGTCATGGCCGTGCCGTTCGTGATCTGGAACTACATCGTCGGCGGTGCGGTCTACATCCACCACATCGCCCCGGATATCACGTGGCGCCAGCGACGGACATGGAACAAATTCCAGGGGCAGGTGGAGGGCACGACCATCCTCTACATGCCTGCGGCAATCAACTTCTTCGTGCACAACATCTTCTTGCACGTGGCGCATCACGTGGATATGCGCATTCCGTTCTATCACCTGCCGGAGGCCAACGCCGCGATCATCGCGGGTTTCGGCGACTCGGTACGCCATCGCAAATGGAGCTTCTCGGACTATCTGCGCTCAACGCGAGAATGCAAGCTTTTCGACTTCAAAGAAGGCCGCTGGCACACCTACGGGACGGCCTCGGATACCATCGCCGAAGCACGCGGCCGATCCGCTGCGGCCTAGCCCGGGCTTCTCAGCACTGGCCGCTGCGGCGGTACATCTTCGCTCTCTCGCAGGAAAACAGCGCCTCGCTACGCAGGGTCGAAAAACGGGCCAGCGAGTTTCATTCCTGTGAACGCGTGGCTCTAGCCGGAGGGGGCGGAGCGGAAACGCTTCCGGGACGACCGGCTTCGATGTACGACGCTTGACGCACCGAGCCGTCGAGATGAATGGGAATCTGTAGGATCTGTCCAGCGTAGATGCGCGCCGGATCCTTGATCTGGTCGCGATTGAACTTGTAGATCACGGGCCAGAGGTACGGATCGTCATACACATCGCTGAGCGCGGCGATCGACCAGAGTGTTTCACCCGCTTCCACGGTGTGCTCGATCGTATCGAGAGATCTCGCAGGGACCGCGGAAGACACGATCCCGATGGCGATCAGCGCGACGATGACAGATCTCATGACTCTTCCTTGGGCTTCGCTCGTTTGCGTAAACCGAGTTCCCGAAGTTGCTCATCCGTAGCCGGACTCGGCGACTCCATGAAGAGATCCTGTGCGCGTTGAGTCTTTGGAAATGCGATCACGTCGCGCAGGCTGTCGCCACCGGCCAGCATGAGACAGAAGCGATCCACTCCGAAGGCAAAACCACCGTGAGGGGGCGCGCCGCTGTCGAGCGCTTCGAGCATGAAGCCGAAACGCGAGCGGGCCTCCTCTTCCGGATAGCCCAGTAGCTCCAGAATCTTCAACTGCGTGTCCGCCTGGTGATTTCTCAAACTGCCCGAGCCCATCTCGACGCCGTTGATCACGAGGTCGTAGTGGGTCGCGCGAACACTCAGCGGCTCGCTATCGAGCAGAGGGAGATCTTCGTCTTCGGGTTTCACGAAGGGCATGTGCATATAGCTGAGCTTGCCGTCTTCGCCTTTTTCGAAGAGCGGGAATCCGGTCACGAAGAGCGGATCCCAGGCACGACCGTCGCTGCGTCCCAGCTTCTCGCCAACCTCGAGACGCAATCGCCCGAGAATATCGTTGACCAGTCCTTTGCGATCCGCTCCGAACAAGATCACATGGCCGGGTTCCAGTCCCGCGATCTTCGTGATCTCCTTCTTTTCGTCATCGGAAAGGAATTTCGCAATCGGAGACTGCCAGGTGCCGTCCTCCTGAACCCGCACCCAGGCAAGACCGCGAGCTCCCCACTTCTGTGCCTGGTCTCCCATGCGATCGATGTCACTACGCGACAACTGCTTCGCATTGGGAATCGGCAGGCCCTTGACCACGCCCCCGTTCTTGACGGCCCCGGAGAACACCTTGAAGCTGCTGGATGCAACGGCATCCGAAAGATCCACCAGTTCCAGCGAGATGCGTCGATCCGGTCGATCTGATCCGTAGCGATCCATCACTTCGTCGTATGAAACCCGCGGGAACGGCCGCTCGAGAGTGATGTCGCTAACTTCCTTGTACGCGCGGCAGGTGAGTTCCTCGAGCACCTCGAGCACGTCTTCTTCTCCGACAAAGGACATCTCGAGATCGAGCTGAGTGAACTCGAGTTGCCGGTCGGCCCGCTGGTCCTCGTCGCGAAAACAGCGTGCGATCTGAAAGTAACGATCGAAACCGGCGACCATGAGCATCTGTTTGATGATCTGCGGTGATTGCGGAAGCGCATAGACGCTGCCCGGATGCAGACGACTCGGTACGAGGAAGTCCCGTGCGCCTTCGGGGGTGGCAAGTGCCAGCGACGGCGTCTCGATCTCGGTAAATTCCAGATCCGTACAGGTCTTACGGAACGATTGCAGCAGGCGGTGGCGAACCTTCAGACGCTCCTGCATCAGTGGCCGACGCAGATCGTGGATGCGGTGGCGCAGGCGCACGGCTTCGTCGATCTGGATATCGTCTTCGACCGCAAACGGCGGCGTGGTCGCGGTGTTCAGGATACGCAGTTCCTCGACCACGAGTTCCACTTCACCTGTCGGAAGCTTGGGATTGATCGCATCCGGCGCACGTGGCTCGAGCACTCCGCGCACGGCGAGCACGAATTCGTTGCGCAGACGCTGCGCCTGCTCGTGGGCCTCAGGTGCGTGGTCGGGCTTGAATACGATCTGCGCCAGACCCGAGCGGTCGCGCAGGTCGATGAAAATCACCCCGCCGTGATCCCGACGACGATGCACCCATCCCATGACCACGACCTCCTGGCCGACATGACTGGAGCGCAGGTCTCCGCAGGGGTGGGTTCGGCGTAGCTCGCCCAATGAATCCAGTTGCTTCAAGCATCCTCCAGTTGATCACGCCTCGGCGTGGGCACGCTGAGTCCAGATCCCGGCTCTATTCCACGGCCGGGGAGGAACCCGCGGAAATGCGGAGGCTACCAAGCCCCCGGCGAGCGGTCAAAGATGTCTGCCCTCGATGGCCATTCCGACAATTCGATAAATAACGGAAAGCGACCGGCAGGCGACTATGGCGGGTGCGGCAGGCTGATCTCGTCGGCCGAACAGGTCTGGTTGCGACCCAGGGCCTTGGCCATGTACATGGCCTTGTCGGCCCTGTCGATCAACGCCTCACAGCTCGAACCGTGAGCCGGAAACGAGGCCGCACCAATGCTCACGGTCAGATTCAGTTGCAGGCCGCGGTCGGCGCCAAAGGGGTGCGAGGCGACGGCCTCCCGGATGCGATCGGCCACCTGAAGGGCGGCTTCGATATCGGTGTCGACCAGCAGGATCGTGAACTCGTCGCCGCCGTAGCGCGCCACGGTGTCGATCGCCCGGATCGAATCCTGGAGCAGTACCGCCAGTTCCTTCAGCACGCGAGAGCCGACCAGATGGCCGTAGCGGTCGTTGACCAGCTTGAAGCGGTCGAGGTCCAGGAATACCACGCTCAGCTGGCAGTCCTGGCGGGAGGCACGGTTGACTTCGCGATCCAGCGCCGAGAGCAGGTAGCGAACGTTGTAGATCTCGGTCACGTCGTCCACGAACGCCTTCTCGCGCGCCTGGTGGAAGCGCTCGGCGTTGAAGACCGCCAGCTCCGCCTGCTCGACGATCAGCTCTGAGGTGCGCTGATCATCGCGACTGAAGGGCCGACCGTCCGAAAAGATCCAGACACCCCCAACGATGCGCTCCTGGACGCGCAGAGGCAGGCTGAGCAAATCTTCGTCGCTCAATCCGCGTTGGGCGAGCGCCGCGCTCAGCCCCGAGGAGCGACCGGTTGGCGAACCGTCGAGCGCCATCGGATCAAAGAGCTTGCCCTGCTCGATCTCGGTGCGCAGCCCCACAATCTGGTCTGCAGGAAAACCCTGTAGATACACTCCCTCGATCGATCCAGTTCCGATGTTCAGCAGCCGACCTACTGCGCGCCGGCGGTCCGTTTGCTGCAATAGAATATCGAGTGTCAGGGGCAGGACATCGGACGCTTCGAGACATCCTGCGAGGGTTCGTGTCGCTTCGAAAGCCTTGACACATCCGCGCAGGGACTGGTTCTCATCTAGCAATCGGCGTCGGAGCAGCGTGCGCCTGACGCAGTAGTTGAGTTCAGGCGCCGCGATGGGCTTGCGCAGATAGTCCGCCGCTCCCAGTCGCATGGCCTGGAGGGCACTCTCGAGAGACGCGTACCCGGTCAGGATGATGACGTCGGTGCGGGGCGACTCGCGCTTGATCCGCTCCAGGACTTCGAGGCCATCCATCTCCCGCATCGAGAGGTCGGTGATGACGATATCGAAGGGCATCTCGGCGACGCGTTCGAGGGCCTCCGGGCCGGAAGCGGCACTCATCACATGGAAATCACCGTCAGTCAGGGCATCCTGCGTCAGCTCGCGAATCAACTGGTCATCGTCGACGATCAGGATTCGGTTGGTCATGCGCGCCCTCCGGGGCTCGACCTGCCCCTGAGTCGAGAATCGGCGCCACGGCCGAACGACCTTAGATGAGGCAGGCGACGTCCAGCTAACCGAGCACGCGGACTAGACGCCCCTCGACGCGCAGGCGGTCCTGGGCATAGAGCTGGATCGCACGCGGATAGAGTTCCCGCTCCTTTGCCTGGATGCGAGTGCGCAGCGTTTCGAGACTGTCGTCATCCAGAACGGGAACGCTCTCCTGGAGAATGATTGGGCCGGTATCGTATTCCTCGTCGCAGAAGTGAACAGTCACGCCGCTGAGCTTCACACCCGCCTCCAGCACCGCGCGATGTACGCGATCTCCGTAAAACCCCGTTCCGCTGAAGGATGGGATCAATGCCGGATGGGTGTTCATGGCGCGACCGTTGTATCCGCGTAGTTCAATCTTCGACAGGAACCCCGCCAGCACCAGCAGGTCGGCGGGATTCTCGTCGAGCACCTGGTGCAGGGCGTCGTTGAAATCCCGTTCGTCTCGATGCGACTTGCGCGGCACGGCATACGCGGGAACTCCGCGGCGGCGTGCCCGTTCGAGTCCGAATGCACTGGCCTTGCTCGAAATAACCGAGGCGAATTCCACGTCGAGCTGACCTTTGTCGCGGTGCTCGAACAGGTTTTCCAGCGAAGTGCCAGATCCGGACAAGAGGACGGAAATGCGTAAGGGCAAGTTCTTCGGCTCCCTGGGCCCGAAAAATCAGAGGCGCCCCCGAGCTTAGCTGCTCGGGAGCGCCTCTGTCAGTCTCGAATCCGCGTGCTCCCCTAGAACGAGTAGCGTACCCGCAAGGTCGCGTTGTCGCGGTTGATGACCGGAGTGATTCCGCGTGTCATAGCAACGCCCGTGCGCTGTGTCGGCGAGGTGTACTGAAGAGCCGGGAAGTAATTCGCCTGCTTCTTGACTTCATGCCCGAAGAAGGCGTTGAAGCCGATCTGGGTCGAGAACGACTCATTCCAGCGATAACTGATTGCGGAAATGAGCGCGCCCTGGGACTCCAGTGGCTGGTACAGCATCGTGACGCGCGGGCTCAGTCGATCCTGGAAATACCCCGTGAAGAAGGTGAAGACCATGGTGGTCGACAGGGGGCCATAGGCGGTGCCGAACATGCCGTCGCGATCATCCGCACCACCCCTGTAGTCGGTCAAGTAGCGCACGAAGAACTGGAAGTTCAGGAAGAAGCTCCGGTTCGGGTTCAGGAAGTTGAAGAACGTGGGGCGGTCGATGGAAACAGACAGCACCATCTCATCTGACTTGCTCAGACTCGATTCGGTGAGGCTATTGCCGAACAGCTTGTTGGCCGTCCAGGAGAACTCGATGCCCCAACTGCTCTTCGTACGGTCTTCCGCGAAGTCGAGGCCGAAGCCGAAGACGTTGCGCTTCTGGTAGTTGATGTTGAGCTGCTGACCGCCGTGCCACAGGAAGTCACGGCGCCCGAAGGTTCCATCTCCTCCTGCCCGCTGGAATGGCAGGGTCTGCGTCGTGGCACCCGCCAGACCGACCAGGCCGGAGCAGAAGACCGGCGAACGCATGGGCAGACCGTCGGGATAGGCCTCGGCGAACGCCGCCGAGCCGAGTCCTTCGTCACTGTACGCAGGAGTGAATTGCGGGAGATCCTGGAACAGGTCGCCCGGAAGACCGCTACCGCAGAAGATGTTGTCATCGGTGACGGGGCCCGTGGTGAAATCGTCGGCTCCGTCGTGGACGCCGTCGTTGTCGCGGTCCATGTCGGTGATGCCATCACCGTCTATGTCTAGACCCGTATGGTTCGAGGTTTGATTACCAAAGAGGTTGAGCATGTCGATCTGGACCTCGGTGGTCCCTGCGGCTCCGAGACCGAGGACGGAGTTCGGAACCTCCACATAGTGACCCGGGTCGTCGTTCAGCAGCTTGTAGAAAGCGAGCTGGTCCACCAGCTTGAGGGCCAGCAGATTGATGCGAAGCGGATTCCCGATGGGGTCGCTGGCAGCGAAGGAAATCGGCGTGGCTGCGGCGATTCGGTCTGTCGTAGTGCCGAATTCGGCCATTCCGTTGCTGACTTCCAAAGTGCACAGAGCCGTGTTCGTACAGTCATTGACCGGGTCATAGGCCAGAACGAAATCCCGAGCTTGCTGGCGCGCGATATCGGGATCGGCATCGTAGCCACCTGCAGGCATATCGAGTTCGCGGCCCCCCGCTTTGCCGACGGTAACCACGACTTCGTCCTTGACCGCACGACCGCCAAACTCGCCGTTCAGGATCCGCGCGTTATTGGCAAACAGACCGTCCGGTCCGGAAATCGGATCGCCGGTGGCTTCGAGTTCGTAATTTCCCGCGACTACGACCGCAAGCTCGTCCAGGGTTTCGGGTGGTGAAAACACCCTGTCCGGCCCGAGAATCTCGATCGGAATCAGGAACCGCTCAAAGTTGGAGGAAACCGCTTCCAGAGCCGTGCAACCTTCAGCGAAGGGGTTGTCGTCGAACCAACTGGCGCAATACTCGCCGTCGACTCTCGCGAGTTCCGCCTTCCGGATAGCCGGGTCAGGGTCCTCCAGCTTGCTCCTGTCCAGTTTACCTACACCCCCGCCAACCAGGTTGAACTCGGTCGTGGAATAATCCAGGTTTTTCGCGTCGAGCCCGAAATTGAAGACCAGCCCGCCAAACCTCGAAAGCTGGTCCTCGTTCACAGTGAACGGCATCGGCTCGATCCAGCCGTCCGTCTCGAACTTCTGAGCCATGCGGGCCCGTCCGGCTGCACCTGTCTCCGCAACCCCAAACGCGGAGAAGTCACCCGCAATCGCGTCTGCTGGAGTAAAGGGAAGGTAGGTATCCGTGTGCACAGAGCCCGGAACCCGGTTGCGGTTCACTCCAGCCGAGTAGACCAGTCCGGTCGGACTCTTTCGCGTTCCGACCAGCGCACCTCCACTGAACGCCTTGATGAACGAGAACTCCTGCGTCATGACACTCGCGTCCGCGTTCATCAGATCGATGCCACCGCCGAGTTCACTGGTCTTCACGCCGGGAGTATTCGGATCGCGGTCGAGTGTATTCCCGATCACGGAGTCGTTGGCCCAGGTTGTCTGTTGATTTGAATGGCAAGCCGTGGCGTAGGCTGGGCCGCAACCCAGCAGTGCCCGTTGCTCGACTTCCAGCGAAGTACTCATGTTCTGAAAAGGGATTGTGTCCCCTGCGCGGGGATCCGCCAGCTTGAACTGACCCTGTGTAACTACGTCGTCCAGCTTCATGAGGTTGTTGCCCTGGTCTACTGACCGCAGTGTCTCGATGCCCCCGATGGCCAGGCCGGTCAGAGCGCCGAGTCCCGTCATCAGATCCGTCACCAGAAAGAACTGACCGGGGTCGGTCAGACGGTCGAACAGGCAAAAGCCTTCATCGGGATCGAAGGTAACGGTGCAGAACGTGTGAAACAGGGTCTGGTTGACCGTGTGGAGTCCGGCGATCTCGTCCGAGGCCCGCAGGTGTTGCACGCCACTTGCATCGGGTTCGTCCCAGAGCAGACAACCGCCTGCACTCGGGAAGATGTCATCCGCATCACCCGCGATACCGTTCGGTCCGACGCGAGCGCCCCCCGCATCCGTACGGTGGGTGCAGGAGCTTCCGCCGGCTGCCAGTGGAGCCCCGCTAACCGAGTCATTGGCGCGACCGTAGCTATTGATCGTCTCAATAACCATGCCGTCGTCCCAACCCCAGAAATCGCTGACCGCAAACGTGAAGCGATCAAAGCGACCCTCGAGTCGGATGCCGTAGTCGAACCGCTTCAGACCGGAATAATCGTGATACGGACGCGACTCGCCTACCAGGCCGATACCGAACAACCCGTTTGCCTGGGCGCCGAAGCTCTTCAGGCAGACCAGGGAGAGTGCACTGCCCTCACCACACTTGCCCAGGTCCGTCGGCTCGAAGTCGTCGAACAACCAGAGAAGCTCAAGCCGCAGGTCCTCGAAGGGACCGACCCGCATGAAACTCTCGGGCGAGAAGGTCAAGTCGACCCCCCACTGACCGACGCGGGTCTCTTCCAGGGGCTGGAAGAGACCGTTTCCAATATCGAGTGGGTTATTGCGATCCTGGTTCCGGAAAAGTTCCGTTTTTCCCCAGACTACGATCAGCTTCCCGACCCGTGCGTACAACTGCGAGTCGAACATCTCGAACTCGAGATAACCTTCTTTGAACTCGTGCTCGTCCTCCGAACCACCGTGCGACCAGCGCAATTCGTCTTCACTGAAGTCCAGGTCCAGGTTCGAAACGATATGGCTACTCTTGGCGATCAGATTGTTGTAGCCCGAGGTATTGAAATACAAGCCGCCATCAGGCGCGCGCGGCCGAGCCGGCAGCGTCGCGCCACCTCCATTGGCGTATAGGTTCAAGTCGGTCAGATCGATCGGTTCCAGATTCGCTTCGGAAGGGCGCACACTCGAATCGGCGAGTAGCGGCAAAACGTCGAAGTGAATCCTATCCTCAGTTCTGAAGGCATCCGAGTTCAAGCGGATGCAGTCGCCGTCGGCGTTCGTACCGACCATGCGGGTATCCGTTGTGGCGAACGCCCTCTCCGCCTCACTGGCACAACCGAGGTTGAAGACCTTCTTGGCCAGCGTCTTCTGATCGGGTGTCAGCGCGTCGTAGACGGCAGGTTCGAAAGCCGTCCAGATGTCCGAAATACTCGCACCTGTGGCGTTGTCGGTGCACGCATGAGTCGCGCTATTGTATGTGAAAAGGGTCCCGCCGAGCAGCTGAGAGTTCAACGCACAACCGCGGAACGACAGATTGTTCGGTTCGAAGACGCCGTAGAGTTCGCGTTGGACGCCCTTTCGATCGGCGAGCTGACCCGATGCAACGAACGCCGGGAGTCCGGGCAATCCCGCCGTCGATGAGTTGTACGGGTCGTTCACACCCGCAAAAGGCGTGGTCCTGACCAGCGAGCCCGTCTCGAAGGGAAGGTCGTCAGCGGTATTGTTGATGCCGTCGGGCCCGAGGAAGAACGGGATCGCGTTCTTCTGCAATTTTCCCGCATTTATCCCTGCGGGAACGCCGACCAGAGCGCCCTGGCTCATGTCTTTGGCCAGACCTTCTTCGAACGGACTCACGAGATCCAGTACTCCGCTGCGAAAGTAACCTTGTGGCCGAATCGGATTGTCGATCGTCGGCGAGAAGGGGATGGCTGCGTCGCTGAGCGCTCCGCTTGCCCACAAAGAAGTGCGCACTCCGGGCGCGAACTTCGCAGCGAGAATCTCGAAACGGTCGGTATCTGCGCGGGTGTCCAGCAACGCCATTCCGCCGTCTGCACCCGTGATGGCCGCTTCGAAAAGATATCCAGAGCTGGTGTCACTCGGGTCGACATGCAATAACGCGGCAGCTCGCTCGCGCAGAGCATCGCCACCGGACAGGCCAAGTGCATCCAGTCGCGCAGCTTCGGACAGCGATGCGCGGCGCTCATGCTCGGCCCTCTGGCTGATGGTGTGTCCGTCGCCGATGCGCGTCTGCAACTCATTGAAACGATCCTCGCCCAGAAACGGGCGAGCCGAGTTCAAGAACTGCTGGCGGAGTTCGAGATTGAAACTACCCGCGTGCACGCGATCCAGGCTTCCCGCGCCCGTGCGAATCGGAGCATCGAGCGGGGAGCGGTTGTTCGCGTTACAGAGTACCGCGAGCGGAAACGGGTTATTCCTAACCCCACCGGGGTTGACGCAGTTTCGATAGCGACGCCCTGGATTGAGCTTCTCGACCGGCGAGCGCAAGGTTCCGGGAACGAAGTGCTGGCGCAGTTCGGGAAGACCGGCGACATACGGGGATTCCGCGGTGTACGGCTTCAGGTTCCGGGGCGCTCGACTGGGCGTGCGCTTGGCTCCACCGTAGCTGTCTGCTCCGGAAAACAGGCCGCAACCGCGTTCGTAGATACAGTCGTAGCTGACGAGCCAGCGACTGAACAAGAACATCATGTCGAAAGGGCCGATCCCGTCGGGGAAGATCTCGAGTTCGGTCTCGAGGTCGAGGACGTGTCGGAACTGACTGAATGTCGTGCCATTGGCCGGGAAGTCAGCGCCCGTAAACAAGAGTCGGGTTTCGTAGAAACCGTGAAGGGCCAGTTGCCTCTCGCCCGGTAGTTGCACTTCAATTGCCGAAGCCGACTTCGCTCCGTAAAGAGCTAGAAAGCCAACGACGAGTGCAAGGACCTGCACGGAGGTAAGTACACGCCTCATTTTGCGATTCCCTTCTTCATTCCCCGGAAGAATACCATGAAACCTTCACCAACTCGATGCTTAACCTGCACTGCTCAGGGCAGTTTCTGGTTCAGTCTGGGCTGAATCTTCAGCTTCTGCGTTCTCGCTCAGCGACGCGGCAAAGAAGCTCGGACGCAAGATGGAGAAACACGCAGGTACGAGGAAAATCGCGCCTAGCATGTTTACGGCCATCAAGATGGACAGGAGTTGCGCCATTTCTGCCTGGAAGCGCAACTGACTGAATGACCAGCAGAAGATCCCGCCGATCAGCGTCGTTGCAGTGAAAGACACCGCCATGCCGGTCGTGCGGATCGCGCGCCGAATGCCCTCGTCTAGATCACCGCACCATGAATACTCCTGGCGGATGCGGTCGGTCACGTAGATCGCGTAGTCGACACCAATTCCCACTCCCACGGACTGGACCGGAAGCGTCTGCACCGTGAGGCCCGTCTTGGTAAGCGCCATATAGAACAGGGAGATCACCGTTCCACAGGCCAGCGAGAACACGATCACGATACCGGCAGATGCGGAGCGATAGCTGACACTGACGAATGTGAACACGATCATGAAGATCAGCAGGATGTTTGCGACGTGGCCGCGCTCAACCTCTTCATTGACGGCCGCATAGACGCCCATGATTCCGCCCGCCAGCACGAATTCT
This is a stretch of genomic DNA from bacterium. It encodes these proteins:
- a CDS encoding fatty acid desaturase, which codes for MEIQEQLSGQQYPRLETPVTGKTLRPTGLTEVLKIIPKNCYDNPTARGVAWIVRDFAIFAAATFGLVQAEGFWLVPLWLLAGLSISSLFILGHDAAHDTLFKSKKLNYVLGQLAMLPCFHLYEAWAFGHNRIHHGHTTREVLDYVWHPLSPEQFEALTPLQRLGHRVKWSAFGAGLYYAHEIWWNKMIRFVPNQKLAPAIRRDRIVVGTWAILVNSAVLALGVYMYGGAAGAAWMWFKVMAVPFVIWNYIVGGAVYIHHIAPDITWRQRRTWNKFQGQVEGTTILYMPAAINFFVHNIFLHVAHHVDMRIPFYHLPEANAAIIAGFGDSVRHRKWSFSDYLRSTRECKLFDFKEGRWHTYGTASDTIAEARGRSAAA
- a CDS encoding LysM peptidoglycan-binding domain-containing protein, whose translation is MRSVIVALIAIGIVSSAVPARSLDTIEHTVEAGETLWSIAALSDVYDDPYLWPVIYKFNRDQIKDPARIYAGQILQIPIHLDGSVRQASYIEAGRPGSVSAPPPPARATRSQE
- the aspS gene encoding aspartate--tRNA ligase; the encoded protein is MGELRRTHPCGDLRSSHVGQEVVVMGWVHRRRDHGGVIFIDLRDRSGLAQIVFKPDHAPEAHEQAQRLRNEFVLAVRGVLEPRAPDAINPKLPTGEVELVVEELRILNTATTPPFAVEDDIQIDEAVRLRHRIHDLRRPLMQERLKVRHRLLQSFRKTCTDLEFTEIETPSLALATPEGARDFLVPSRLHPGSVYALPQSPQIIKQMLMVAGFDRYFQIARCFRDEDQRADRQLEFTQLDLEMSFVGEEDVLEVLEELTCRAYKEVSDITLERPFPRVSYDEVMDRYGSDRPDRRISLELVDLSDAVASSSFKVFSGAVKNGGVVKGLPIPNAKQLSRSDIDRMGDQAQKWGARGLAWVRVQEDGTWQSPIAKFLSDDEKKEITKIAGLEPGHVILFGADRKGLVNDILGRLRLEVGEKLGRSDGRAWDPLFVTGFPLFEKGEDGKLSYMHMPFVKPEDEDLPLLDSEPLSVRATHYDLVINGVEMGSGSLRNHQADTQLKILELLGYPEEEARSRFGFMLEALDSGAPPHGGFAFGVDRFCLMLAGGDSLRDVIAFPKTQRAQDLFMESPSPATDEQLRELGLRKRAKPKEES
- a CDS encoding diguanylate cyclase, which gives rise to MTNRILIVDDDQLIRELTQDALTDGDFHVMSAASGPEALERVAEMPFDIVITDLSMREMDGLEVLERIKRESPRTDVIILTGYASLESALQAMRLGAADYLRKPIAAPELNYCVRRTLLRRRLLDENQSLRGCVKAFEATRTLAGCLEASDVLPLTLDILLQQTDRRRAVGRLLNIGTGSIEGVYLQGFPADQIVGLRTEIEQGKLFDPMALDGSPTGRSSGLSAALAQRGLSDEDLLSLPLRVQERIVGGVWIFSDGRPFSRDDQRTSELIVEQAELAVFNAERFHQAREKAFVDDVTEIYNVRYLLSALDREVNRASRQDCQLSVVFLDLDRFKLVNDRYGHLVGSRVLKELAVLLQDSIRAIDTVARYGGDEFTILLVDTDIEAALQVADRIREAVASHPFGADRGLQLNLTVSIGAASFPAHGSSCEALIDRADKAMYMAKALGRNQTCSADEISLPHPP
- the purN gene encoding phosphoribosylglycinamide formyltransferase: MPLRISVLLSGSGTSLENLFEHRDKGQLDVEFASVISSKASAFGLERARRRGVPAYAVPRKSHRDERDFNDALHQVLDENPADLLVLAGFLSKIELRGYNGRAMNTHPALIPSFSGTGFYGDRVHRAVLEAGVKLSGVTVHFCDEEYDTGPIILQESVPVLDDDSLETLRTRIQAKERELYPRAIQLYAQDRLRVEGRLVRVLG